A stretch of Henckelia pumila isolate YLH828 chromosome 4, ASM3356847v2, whole genome shotgun sequence DNA encodes these proteins:
- the LOC140860814 gene encoding putative disease resistance protein RGA3, translating to MGGIGKATHTQLVYNDERVAKHFELRIWVCVSKKDFSLQRLVKEILEDVLGHVSHLNELNPLMLLLQDKLRGKKFLLVLDDVWNEKQSLWDPLKEAFRSCRTEDEYLVAIDEELVKKYCGGVLLAIKSLGGLM from the exons ATGGGTGGCATCGGGAAAGCCACGCATACCCAATTGGTCTATAACGATGAAAGGGTCGCAAAGCATTTTGAATTGCGAATCTGGGTTTGTGTCTCGAAAAAAGATTTCAGCTTGCAGAGACTGGTTAAAGAAATTCTAGAGGATGTACTAGGACATGTCAGTCATCTCAATGAGTTAAATCCGTTGATGCTTCTTCTTCAAGATAAGTTGAGGGGAAAGAAGTTTTTACTTGTTCTGGACGATGTTTGGAATGAAAAACAAAGTCTGTGGGATCCTTTAAAAGAAGCATTTAGATCATGCAG GACAGAAGACGAATATCTAGTCGCAATCGATGAGGAGTTAGTGAAGAAATATTGTGGCGGTGTGCTTTTGGCGATAAAGTCTCTAGGGGGCTTGATGTGA
- the LOC140866754 gene encoding uncharacterized protein isoform X1, whose product MGRRRLAAGVGGDSSPSSAESSFRELDDSFLQTQTRIWLEEVLDTRLDEDLHVSDLLQDGEILFELSKVVWNLLLVKCPELRYLKGRYGPFGSKKSSGRYRPYSNVDSFLKIMGLKGIDLFSPTDVVEKRDVRKVCICIRAISKKARSKQLSVPDFDMVMYSVSMPKDMVGCIRRSLELSQSTLSSSSSSPKDSRSNLRQKNLHTPSDRDDDSCSEESDEAESRYMGENSFLNPSKFDNAEVNSVLENNHQFDKMSSFGVLSWKKTFPCGRNDAVDVVDSNFTSETGDSMVGDLSCISGDESSYIADYLAFSDLMVHATDDRNLAFVDGENKMFDFFLNPDSQGKNSDTRSPHHGYRRKFSDDDETEVSSTTSMTSVFCRVLNLELDDQYDTEHEFDKQYQKPLVSSESKKSGTFEASLQVGSFDSLEAESEAAFFAAKSFPSSQNECQELDKEFLDVKSFGSCTRSQEVTSCTGHSGLVDTAAALIYENEDNTTVNECTQEKSKDIPAEKSLNERSNASNGIPPWKLGRKPLLKTVFKGTAIAGIFFLLMHINGRTGRGNNALETKEYARAQSKFSSKKPQISRVHGIYPAERIKF is encoded by the exons ATGGGACGGCGGAGATTGGCTGCCGGAGTCGGCGGTGATTCATCACCGTCCTCTGCTGAATCCAGCTTCCGTGAGCTCGATGATTCTTTCTTGCAG ACACAGACTAGGATATGGCTTGAAGAAGTTCTTGACACGAGATTGGATGAGGATTTGCATGTTTCTGATTTGCTTCAAGATGGGGAGATACT GTTTGAGTTGTCTAAAGTAGTTTGGAATTTGCTGTTGGTGAAGTGTCCGGAGCTTAGATATTTGAAAGGTAGATACGGGCCATTTGGTTCGAAAAAGAGCAGTGGGAGGTACAGGCCTTACTCGAATGTTGATTCATTTCTGAAG ATCATGGGATTGAAGGGCATCGATCTCTTTTCGCCAACGGATGTTGTTGAGAAAAGAGATGTTCGAAAAGTTTGCATTTGCATAAGAGCAATCTCAAAGAAAGCAAGGTCTAAGCAACTAAGT GTTCCAGACTTTGATATGGTTATGTACTCCGTATCCATGCCAAAAGATATGGTCGGATGCATCAGGAGAAGCTTAGAATTATCACAATCAACCCTCTCGAGTTCTTCCAGTTCGCCTAAAGACTCACGATCAAATTTGAGACAG AAAAATTTGCATACGCCTTCAGATAGGGATGATGATTCTTGTTCTGAAGAGTCAGATGAAGCAGAAAGCAGATATATGGGTGAAAattcttttctgaatccgaGCAAGTTCGACAATGCTGAAGTAAATTCAGTCCTAGAAAACAATCACCAGTTTGATAAAATGTCTTCTTTTGGTGTATTGTCTTGGAAAAAAACTTTCCCTTGTGGCAGAAATGATGCAGTAGATGTTGTTGATAGTAACTTTACCTCAGAAACTGGCGATTCTATGGTTGGAGATTTGTCATGCATCAGTGGAGATGAAAGTAGTTATATTGCCGATTATTTGGCATTTTCAGATTTAATGGTCCATGCAACTGATGATAGAAACCTCGCCTTTGTTGATGGAGAAAATAAGATGTTTGATTTCTTTCTAAATCCTGATTCTCAAGGAAAAAATTCCGACACGAGAAGTCCCCATCATGGAtatcggagaaaattttctgaCGATGATGAAACGGAAGTATCATCCACCACTAGCATGACTTCTGTGTTCTGTCGGGTGCTCAATTTGGAGCTCGATGACCAGTATGATACGGAACATGAGTTTGATAAGCAGTATCAAAAGCCACTAGTGTCGAGTGAATCCAAGAAATCAGGAACGTTTGAGGCCTCATTGCAAGTTGGATCTTTTGATTCCCTTGAAGCTGAATCGGAAGCGGCATTTTTTGCAGCAAAATCTTTTCCTTCATCTCAGAATGAATGCCAAGAACTTGACAAGGAGTTTCTTGATGTTAAATCATTTGGCTCCTGTACCAGAAGCCAGGAAGTTACCTCTTGTACGGGCCATTCTGGCTTGGTTGATACAGCGGCTGCtcttatttatgaaaatgaggACAACACCACAGTTAATGAG TGTACACAAGAAAAAAGTAAAGATATTCCAGCAGAAAAAAGTTTGAATGAAAGATCAAATGCCAGTAATGGAATCCCTCCTTGGAAGCTTGGCCGAAAGCCACTCTTAAAAACAGTGTTTAAAGGCACAGCGATAGCTGGCATCTTCTTTCTTTTGATGCATATCAA TGGCAGAACTGGCAGAGGGAACAATGCTCTAGAAACCAAAGAATATGCTCGGGCTCAATCAAAGTTCTCGTCGAAGAAGCCACAAATAAGTAGAGTACATGGGATATATCCAGCTGAAAGAATTAAGTTTTGA
- the LOC140866754 gene encoding uncharacterized protein isoform X2, with product MGLKGIDLFSPTDVVEKRDVRKVCICIRAISKKARSKQLSVPDFDMVMYSVSMPKDMVGCIRRSLELSQSTLSSSSSSPKDSRSNLRQKNLHTPSDRDDDSCSEESDEAESRYMGENSFLNPSKFDNAEVNSVLENNHQFDKMSSFGVLSWKKTFPCGRNDAVDVVDSNFTSETGDSMVGDLSCISGDESSYIADYLAFSDLMVHATDDRNLAFVDGENKMFDFFLNPDSQGKNSDTRSPHHGYRRKFSDDDETEVSSTTSMTSVFCRVLNLELDDQYDTEHEFDKQYQKPLVSSESKKSGTFEASLQVGSFDSLEAESEAAFFAAKSFPSSQNECQELDKEFLDVKSFGSCTRSQEVTSCTGHSGLVDTAAALIYENEDNTTVNECTQEKSKDIPAEKSLNERSNASNGIPPWKLGRKPLLKTVFKGTAIAGIFFLLMHINGRTGRGNNALETKEYARAQSKFSSKKPQISRVHGIYPAERIKF from the exons ATGGGATTGAAGGGCATCGATCTCTTTTCGCCAACGGATGTTGTTGAGAAAAGAGATGTTCGAAAAGTTTGCATTTGCATAAGAGCAATCTCAAAGAAAGCAAGGTCTAAGCAACTAAGT GTTCCAGACTTTGATATGGTTATGTACTCCGTATCCATGCCAAAAGATATGGTCGGATGCATCAGGAGAAGCTTAGAATTATCACAATCAACCCTCTCGAGTTCTTCCAGTTCGCCTAAAGACTCACGATCAAATTTGAGACAG AAAAATTTGCATACGCCTTCAGATAGGGATGATGATTCTTGTTCTGAAGAGTCAGATGAAGCAGAAAGCAGATATATGGGTGAAAattcttttctgaatccgaGCAAGTTCGACAATGCTGAAGTAAATTCAGTCCTAGAAAACAATCACCAGTTTGATAAAATGTCTTCTTTTGGTGTATTGTCTTGGAAAAAAACTTTCCCTTGTGGCAGAAATGATGCAGTAGATGTTGTTGATAGTAACTTTACCTCAGAAACTGGCGATTCTATGGTTGGAGATTTGTCATGCATCAGTGGAGATGAAAGTAGTTATATTGCCGATTATTTGGCATTTTCAGATTTAATGGTCCATGCAACTGATGATAGAAACCTCGCCTTTGTTGATGGAGAAAATAAGATGTTTGATTTCTTTCTAAATCCTGATTCTCAAGGAAAAAATTCCGACACGAGAAGTCCCCATCATGGAtatcggagaaaattttctgaCGATGATGAAACGGAAGTATCATCCACCACTAGCATGACTTCTGTGTTCTGTCGGGTGCTCAATTTGGAGCTCGATGACCAGTATGATACGGAACATGAGTTTGATAAGCAGTATCAAAAGCCACTAGTGTCGAGTGAATCCAAGAAATCAGGAACGTTTGAGGCCTCATTGCAAGTTGGATCTTTTGATTCCCTTGAAGCTGAATCGGAAGCGGCATTTTTTGCAGCAAAATCTTTTCCTTCATCTCAGAATGAATGCCAAGAACTTGACAAGGAGTTTCTTGATGTTAAATCATTTGGCTCCTGTACCAGAAGCCAGGAAGTTACCTCTTGTACGGGCCATTCTGGCTTGGTTGATACAGCGGCTGCtcttatttatgaaaatgaggACAACACCACAGTTAATGAG TGTACACAAGAAAAAAGTAAAGATATTCCAGCAGAAAAAAGTTTGAATGAAAGATCAAATGCCAGTAATGGAATCCCTCCTTGGAAGCTTGGCCGAAAGCCACTCTTAAAAACAGTGTTTAAAGGCACAGCGATAGCTGGCATCTTCTTTCTTTTGATGCATATCAA TGGCAGAACTGGCAGAGGGAACAATGCTCTAGAAACCAAAGAATATGCTCGGGCTCAATCAAAGTTCTCGTCGAAGAAGCCACAAATAAGTAGAGTACATGGGATATATCCAGCTGAAAGAATTAAGTTTTGA
- the LOC140866755 gene encoding beta-1,3-galactosyltransferase 7-like: MTSFEESRIGMRSRNGRGKVSFKWILILCIISFGLGVLFSNRILVPTEQEDQIIQARRGSVDSESTSEDSATNKKLLLEKEDVVGVLNKANEAIESLDNSIARLRLKLPSTEKSHKTENFENLTAVDIHADSTFTRKKAFMVIGINTAFSSRKRRDSVRETWMPRGKSLLQLEQEKGIVVRFMIGHSSTSNSILDRAIDSEDAQHKDFLRLEHVEGYHELSAKTKSFFSTAVKRWDAEFYVKVDDDVHVNLGTLAATLVRHRAKPRVYIGCMKSGPVLYQKNVKYHEPEYWKFGEPGNRYFRHATGQIYAISKELAEYISTNQPILHKYANEDVSLGAWFIGLEVEHIDDRSMCCGTPPECEWKAQASSVCAASFDWSCSGICKSVERIKDVHAKCGEDTATLWNALV; this comes from the exons ATGACAAGTTTTGAAGAATCAAGAATCGGGATGAGGAGCAGAAACGGCCGGGGGAAAGTGTCGTTCAAATGGATTCTGATCCTCTGCATCATCAGTTTTGGCCTTGGAGTTCTTTTTAGCAACAG AATCTTGGTTCCTACTGAACAAGAGGATCAGATTATTCAAGCGAGAAGGGGTTCAGTCGATTCGGAATCAACATCTGAGGACTCTGCAACTAACAAG AAACTGCTTCTGGAAAAGGAAGATGTGGTGGGAGTGTTAAACAAAGCCAATGAAGCAATAGA ATCTTTGGACAATTCTATAGCCAGACTACGTTTGAAGTTGCCGTCGACTGAGAAATCCCACAAGACtgaaaactttgagaatttgaCAGCCGTTGATATCCATGCCGACAGTACTTTTACTAGGAAAAAAGCCTTTATGGTCATAGGTATAAACACGGCATTTAGCAGCAGAAAGAGACGTGATTCTGTTAGAGAAACATGGATGCCTAGAG GTAAGAGTCTACTTCAACTTGAGCAAGAAAAAGGAATCGTTGTCCGTTTCATGATCGGACACAG CTCAACATCCAACAGCATTCTAGATCGTGCGATCGACTCAGAGGACGCACAACACAAGGACTTCCTCAGACTT GAACATGTAGAAGGATACCATGAACTATCAGCAAAGACAAAGTCTTTCTTTTCCACTGCTGTGAAAAGATGGGATGCTGAGTTCTATGTCAAAGTGGATGATGATGTTCATGTAAATTTAG GAACACTAGCTGCAACTCTGGTACGCCACCGTGCCAAGCCCCGAGTATACATAGGATGTATGAAATCAGGGCCAGTTCTTTATCAAAA AAATGTGAAGTACCATGAACCAGAATATTGGAAGTTTGGAGAGCCTGGGAATAGGTATTTTCGACATGCGACTGGACAGATTTACGCCATTTCTAAGGAACTCGCAGAATATATCTCCACGAATCA ACCCATTCTTCATAAATATGCTAATGAGGATGTATCACTTGGCGCTTGGTTCATCGGTCTTGAAGTCGAGCACATAGATGACCGCAGCATGTGTTGCGGAACACCACCTG AATGTGAATGGAAAGCACAAGCAAGTAGTGTATGTGCAGCATCATTTGATTGGAGCTGCAGCGGAATTTGCAAGTCCGTGGAAAGGATTAAGGATGTTCACGCCAAGTGCGGTGAAGATACTGCCACTCTTTGGAATGCCCTCGTCTAG
- the LOC140894300 gene encoding E3 ubiquitin ligase BIG BROTHER-related-like, with the protein MDEERRKRARSATLDELEEERASQVMPTIESETDEDETSASDESTDEDFDFSEDEFFYSEIQSDQIGFFDEDDPFEEMEEDDIDPDELSYEELIALGEMVGAESKGISEDEISKYLNPLTCQSTTNLLIERCVICQVEYEEGEQIVTLYCDHPYHSDCITQWLQIKKTCPVCGKEVSSAEMTNTSNMNKRLM; encoded by the exons ATGGACGAGGAACGAAGGAAAAGGGCAAGAAGTGCGACGTTAGACGAACTCGAAGag GAAAGAGCTAGCCAGGTGATGCCGACGATAGAAAGCGAAACCGATGAAGACGAGACGAGCGCTTCCGACGAATCAACGGACGAAGATTTTGATTTCAGTGaagatgaatttttttatagtgAGATTCAAT CTGATCAAATAGGGTTTTTCGATGAAGATGATCCGTTTGAG gaAATGGAGGAAGATGATATTGATCCAGATGAATTATCATATGAG GAATTGATAGCTCTTGGGGAAATGGTTGGAGCAGAGAGCAAAGGAATATCAGAAGATGAAATCAGTAAATATTTGAATCCTTTAACATGTCAATCCACTACCAATTTGCTAATCGAAAG GTGTGTGATATGCCAAGTGGAGTATGAAGAAGGGGAACAAATAGTCACTCTATATTGTGACCATCCATACCATTCCGATTGTATAACCCAGTGGCTTCAGATTAAGAAg ACTTGCCCCGTGTGTGGGAAAGAGGTTTCATCTGCCGAAATGACCAATACCAGTAATATGAATAAAAGATTGATGTAA
- the LOC140864807 gene encoding ammonium transporter 3 member 2-like, with product MAANASVVPSAYQAYTSAAVPDWLNKGDNAWQMTSATLVGLQSVPGLVILYGSIVKKKWAVNSAFMALYAFAAVVICWVVWAYKMSFGEELFPFWGKAGPSLGQKFLINQAALPATVHYHKDGTVETAMATPYYPMASMVWFQCVFAAITLILVAGSLLGRMNIKAWMMFVPLWLTFSYTVGAFSLWGGGFLFHWGVIDYSGGYVIHLSSGIAGITAAYWVGPRTKADRERFPPNNVLLTLAGAGLLWMGWAGFNGGDPYSANIDSSMAVLNTNICAATSLLVWTCLDVIFFNKPSVIGAVQGMITGLVCITPGAGLVQGWAAIIMGILSGSVPWFTMMIIHKKWWLLQTIDDTLGVFHTHAVAGYLGGILTGLFAEPVLCSLFLPVTNSRGGIYGGVGGVQILKQIVGGGFIIVWNIVATSIICVVVGFVTPLRMPEEELLIGDDAVHGEEAYALWGDGEKYDSTRHGGMSDDQTPQQKSSIGATQVV from the exons ATGGCGGCGAATGCCAGCGTTGTGCCGTCGGCGTATCAGGCGTACACCTCTGCGGCGGTGCCTGACTGGCTGAACAAAGGAGACAACGCATGGCAGATGACCTCCGCCACACTCGTCGGACTGCAGAGCGTCCCGGGGCTGGTGATTCTGTACGGCAGCATAGTGAAGAAGAAATGGGCCGTCAACTCCGCCTTCATGGCGCTCTACGCCTTCGCCGCCGTCGTCATCTGCTGGGTGGTTTGGGCGTACAAGATGTCTTTCGGGGAGGAGCTGTTCCCTTTCTGGGGGAAGGCCGGCCCTTCTCTCGGCCAGAAGTTCTTGATCAACCAGGCGGCGCTGCCCGCCACCGTCCATTACCACAAAGACGGCACGGTGGAGACGGCCATGGCGACGCCGTACTACCCGATGGCTTCGATGGTTTGGTTCCAGTGCGTTTTCGCGGCGATCACGTTGATCTTGGTGGCGGGTTCGTTGCTGGGGAGGATGAACATAAAGGCATGGATGATGTTCGTGCCGCTGTGGCTGACGTTCTCGTACACGGTGGGGGCTTTCAGCTTGTGGGGCGGCGGATTTCTCTTCCATTGGGGGGTTATCGATTACTCCGGCGGGTATGTGATCCATCTCTCGTCGGGGATCGCCGGAATCACCGCTGCATACTGG GTGGGTCCTCGAACAAAGGCAGACCGGGAGAGATTCCCACCGAACAACGTGCTGCTGACGCTGGCGGGGGCGGGGCTGCTGTGGATGGGCTGGGCGGGGTTCAACGGCGGCGACCCTTACAGCGCCAACATCGACTCCTCCATGGCGGTGCTCAACACCAACATCTGCGCCGCCACCAGCCTCCTCGTCTGGACCTGTCTCGACGTTATCTTCTTCAACAAACCTTCCGTCATCGGCGCCGTCCAAGGGATGATCACCGGCCTCGTTTGCATCACTCCCGGTGCAG GTTTGGTTCAAGGATGGGCAGCAATAATAATGGGAATCCTCTCCGGGAGCGTGCCGTGGTTCACCATGATGATCATCCACAAGAAGTGGTGGCTCCTCCAGACAATCGACGACACCCTCGGCGTCTTCCACACGCACGCGGTGGCGGGATATCTCGGTGGCATACTCACGGGTCTCTTCGCCGAGCCGGTCCTCTGCTCGCTCTTCCTGCCCGTCACCAACTCGAGAGGTGGCATCTACGGCGGCGTGGGCGGGGTGCAGATACTCAAACAGATCGTGGGCGGCGGCTTCATCATCGTTTGGAACATCGTCGCCACTTCCATTATTTGTGTCGTTGTCGGATTCGTGACGCCTCTTCGCATGCCGGAGGAGGAGTTGCTGATCGGAGACGACGCGGTGCATGGGGAGGAGGCGTATGCGTTGTGGGGAGACGGGGAGAAGTACGATTCTACTCGCCATGGCGGCATGTCGGACGATCAGACGCCGCAGCAGAAGTCGTCCATCGGTGCTACTCAGGTGGTTTAA